A segment of the Longimicrobium sp. genome:
CGGCGCACCTCGGCGATCCACCACCCGGGGACCAGGTCGGCCAGCGCGAACAGGTCGGCCCCGCGCTCGGCGGGCGACATGTATCCCTCGTCGGCCAGGAACACCGGCCCGTCCACGTCGCCGGCCAGCACGTGCCCCAGCTCGTGGCGCAGCGCGAAGAGGCGGTCCGTCTCCTCGGCCGAGCGGTTGATGAGGATGGGGTACACGCCCGCGCACTGCGGCAGCACCATGGCCACCGTGTCGGACTGGAAGGGAAACACCTCCACGTGGCACCCCGCGGCGCCCAGGAGGTCGCTCACCTGGTCGGTGCGCGCGGGCGACAGCGACCCCGCGTAGCTCCCCACCGTGTCGCGCGCGCGCTCCACCAGCCGCCGCGCCGCCGCCAGCACCTCGTCGTCACAGCTCGCCATTGTCCACCCGCTCCTTCAGCGTGTACCACCAGTCGGGAAGCCGCCCCCGCGCCGTCAGCATGCGCCGGAGCCCTTCCAGCGCGTCGAGCTTGCGAAACTTTTCCTGCCCCGGCGGCGCGATTCCCTCAACGAACCGCGCCACCGCGTCCAGCGACCCGAACACGTCGCCTCCCTCCGCGTCGGCGGAGCCGGCTGCCTCCGCCTCCTCGGGGCGGTGCCCCGTGCGGATCCACTCCGAGCCGCCCCCGCACGCCTCCGCGATGCGCTCGAGCGTGTAGGCGTGCGGCACCGATCCCCCCGTCTCCCATCGCGCGATCGAGCCGGGGTGCACCCCCACCCGCGCCGCCAGCTCGTCGCGCGACAGCCCCCTTCGTTCCCGCAGCATCCGGATGCGGTGGCCGATCGCCCTGTGGTCGTCTCGTGGCATTCGCTCTCCGAAGAAAGACCGAAGAAACCGTTGACCGCGGGAGTCGCGGTGTTTATCTTGTGGTAAGTGTTAAGCGTCGGCGCGCACCGTGTCAAACGTTCCGTCGGCCCCGGAAACCAGGAGGTATTCATGATCGCAGTGCCGGTCCTGCCGGAGTCGGGCGCTCGCCCCCGCCGCGTGGTGCGGCGCGTGGTCCGCCGCCCGGCCGCGCACGTCCCCCAGCCCGAGCCCGAACCGGAGCCCGCCGAGCCGCGCCTGCTGCGCCCGGCCGCCACCTGCCCCCGCTGCGGCGCCCGCCCCGCCATGCGCGTGACCGACGCCATGGTCGGCGCGCTGACCGGGCACCCCGGCACCGAGCGGGTGGGCACGTACCAGTGCCAGCGCCGCGGCTGCGGCGCCATCTACGACCTGACCGCCGACGCCTACCTGCTGGCCAGCTGAGCCGCTCCCGCGCTCACCGAACACATTCCGAAGATAACGACCGGCGGACGCCCGCGAAAGCATGTCCGCCGGTCTTCCCCGACGCGGGAATGGCGTTCATGCTCACGCCGATAAAGACGCGTAGAGAGCTTTCACCCGCAGCGGCCCGCCGTCCCATCTCCCGCGAGAGGGACGGAACCGTGCACCTGCGGCAACTTGCGGGTGGGGTGGATGCGAAAAGCTTGACGGCTTTCGTATCCCCACTTACTTTTTCGGCACTTCCCGCGTGACAACCGAGCTTGCACCCCGCAGGGCGGCCTCCGCGCGCAGCCTGACCCGTATCTCCGGCCCGATCGGGATTCCGACGCACTCCCCGACAGCTCACCAGGCAATGGCCCCGCTGGCCGCCTGACCGTTTTCGCCCCGCGCGCCGGGGCGCGAGAGAATGCCCATGCGTGGGGGGCAGAATGGGTCCCACGCCGCACAGCATCATCTGGGAGCACCGCATGCGCAGCACCGGCACCGTGAAGTGGTTCAACGACGCCAAGGGGTTCGGGTTCATCACCCCCGAGGACGGCGGCAAGGACTGCTTCGTCCACTACTCGGCCATCAAGGGCAAGGGCTTCCGCACCCTGGCCGAGGGCGACCGCGTGGCCTTCGACCTGGTCGACAGCGCCAAGGGCCCGGCCGCCGAGAACGTCGAGCGCGTCGAGGCGTAAGTCGCGCGGGCTCACCACGAAACGCGCCGCCCGGGCTCCCCTGCCCGGGCGGCGCGTCTTTCTTCCCCTGTCGATCAGACCGGCGTGCACTCCTGAGATCCGCGATCCCCTCACATGGAGGCGCGGAGATCTCGGCGCACGGTCAGAACTCGCCGATGAAGCCGATCTCCGGCTTCAGCTCGTGGCCCAGCTCCCGCCGCACCGTGGCCTGGGCGAGCTCGATCAGCTCGCGGACGTCGCGCGCCGTGGCGCCGCCGTAGTTGACGATGATGTTGGCGTGGCGATGGAAGATCCCCGCGCGGCCGCTCTCGTGCACGTGCCCCTTCAGCCCGCACTGGTCGATCAATCGCCCGGCGCCGATCCCCTCGAGCTTCTGGAAGATCGAGCCGGCGCTCGGATAGAGCCACAGGTCGGGGTGGCGGTCGTCGCGCCACTGCAGGTTCTCGCGGATGATGGCGCGCAGCTCGCGTTCGTCCGCCGGCTCCAGGCGGAAGGTGACGTCGAGCACCACGTCGCGGCGCACGTGCAGCACGCTGAAGTCGTAGCCGAACTGGAAGTAGTCGTGCCCCACCTCGCGGATCTCCCCCACCTCCGTGAGGATCCGCGCGCTCTCCACCACCTCCTCGACGAACATGGTCCGCTCGCGCCCGGGCGGCGGCGAGAGGAAGTGCAGGTTCTGCCAGATCGCGCCGCCCACCGTGCTGGGGATGCCGACGTAGTGGTGCAGCCCCCCCAGCCCCCGGCCGACCGTGGCCTGGATCAGGTCGGGATAGGTCTTCGCGCCGGAGCCGGCGCGCACGCGCACCTCGTCTTCCCACGCGATCCCCTCCACCTCGTTGCGGATCACCAGCCCGCGGAAGCCGCCGTCGCCGACCAGGATGTTGGCGCCCAGGCCGAGGAGGAAGAACGGGAGATCGAGCTCGCGCGCGGCCAGCACCGCGCTCGCCAGCTCGTCGGGCGTGCGGGCGCGGTACAGCAGGTCCGCCGGGCCGCCGATCCTGAACGTCGTATAGGGCGCCAGCACCACGTCGCGCTCCAGCCGCGCGGGGTCGAGCCGCGCCGCCAGCTCGTCGATGGGAAGGTCGATCGCGTTCGCGTGGGGCATCGAGGCCGCTCTTCGGGGATTCGGGACGGGGGACGGACAGCCGCCCCACTCTACGCCGCGCGGGCCGGTTCGCAAGCCCGGTGCCTCGCGCGGACGCGAGACGCCTTGCGCGCGCGTGCGAGCGTCGTCAACGTTACGGCACCCGCGGTCCACCCCTCGCCCCGCCCCTATCCCGTGAACACCGTCGCCGCTGAACACCCCTCGCGCACCGCGCCCGCGCTGTGGATGCTCCTCACGCAGGTCCTGGCGCTCGCCTCGCTGGCCGCCTGGGCCGTCGTGGCCGGCTTCTCCTTCGTCGCATCCGGCCCCGCGAACCCGGAGATCCTGCTCCCCGGGCCGCTCCTCTGGGCGCTCTGGATCTACCCCGTGGTGCCCCTGATCTGCACCGTCGCCGCCTGGCGGGCCTTCCGCCGCCGCGACACGCGCCGCGCGGTGACGTGGACCACGGTGCAGCTGGCCGCGGTGCTGCCGCTGCTGGCGTGGGTGTGGTTCATGGCCTCGCCGGTGTGATGGGCGGAGATCGCGATCAGACGGTGACGGGGCGGCCCGCGCGCGGCGCCGCCCCGTCGTTTTGTCTTCATCTCCCGATGATGACGGACGATGGCGAGCCCGGCGTCAGCTGACGACGCGCCGCACCGCTGGCGGACGCTGGCGCTCCTGGCCGCCGCCGAGCTGCTGGGGATGTCGCTCTGGTTCACGGCCAGCGCGGTATCGCCGCAGCTGCGCGGGCTGTGGGGGCTCACGGAGTCGCAGGCGGGATGGCTCACCGGCGCGGTGCAGCTCGGCTTCGTGGCGGGGACGGCCGCGGCGGCGCTTCTCAACCTGGCCGACGTCCTTCCCAGCCGCGGCTACTTCGCCGGCTCGGCGCTGCTGGCGGCGGCGGCCAACCTCGCGCTGATCGCCTGCCGCGGCTACGAGCCGGCGCTGGCGGCGCGCTTCGCGACCGGCTTCTTCCTCGCGGGCGTCTATCCCCCGGCGATGAAGATGGTGGCCACCTGGTTCCGCTCCGCGCGCGGGCTGGCCATCGGCACCGTCGTGGGCGCGCTGACGGTGGGGAAGGCGACGCCGTACCTCCTCCGCGCCTTCCCGTCCCTGGGATGGCAGACGGTGGTCGCCGCCGCGTCCGCCGGCGCCGTGGCGGCGGCGCTGCTCGTCGCGGCCGCGTACCGCGACGGGCCGTATCCCTTCCCGCGCCGCCGCTTCGCCTGGTCGCGCATCGGCGAGGTGGCGCGGCACCGCGAGACGCGGCTGACGGTGAGCGGGTACCTGGGCCACATGTGGGAGCTGTACGCGATGTGGACGTACGTCTCCCTCTTCTTCCACGACCTCTTCGCCGCGCGCGGCGCGGGCGCGGCGCAGGCCACGGCGCGCGCGGGGCTCGTCGGCTTCTCGGTGATCGCGGCGGGCGGGGCGGGATCGGTGCTGGCGGGGCGATGGGCCGACCGGCTGGGCCGCGAGCGCGTCACCATCCAGGCGATGGCGGTGAGCGGCGCCTGCGCGCTGGCGATGGGATGGCTCCTGCGCGCCCCCGTCGCGCTGGCCGTCGCCGTCGCGCTGGTGTGGGGATTCTCGGTGGTAGCCGATTCCGCGCAGTTCAGCGCGGTGGTGACGGAGGTCGCGCCCGAGCACGCCGTGGGCACCGCGCTGACGCTGCAGACGGCGCTCGGCTTCCTCCTCACCTCCGCCACCATCGCCGCCGTCCCGCACCTGCGCGACGCGGGCGGATGGCCGCTCGCCTTCGGCCTCCTCGCGCTCGGCCCCGCCGCCGGCATCGCCGCCATGCTGCGGCTGAAGCGGCTGCGGACGTAACTGACGTTGCGTCAACTATGTAGACGGAAGCCTTGACGAAACCGCGACAGTTTTGTACGTTTGGCGCTCACTCATTCGTGCCGGAGAGGTGGCTCATGATCCGAATCGAACGAAAGCGCCCGGGCGCCGACCGTGTGCGGCGTGGCCTGGTGACCTCCAGGCCCAGTTCCGCCGCCCGCGCCGAGGCCGAGAGCGAAGCGCAGTCCTTCTACGCCGCGCAGGAGGCGGCCGCCCAGGCCAGCCGCGCATACCAGGCGCGTCGGCGGGCCATACGCAGCTGACCGCGTTCCGGCGGATGATAGCGCAGCCGGGGTCTTTCGGGACCCCGGCTTTTTTGTATCCGGTGCCCTCCACAACGCCCTCACCCGGAGGATCTTCATGAACTTCGAACAGGGAGACGATCGACCCGCGGGGCACGTGTTCGGCCTGCCTCCGGAGGCGCGCTTCGGCGACGACCCCAAGCGCAGGCCCCACCTCCTGCTCCACCGCTGCCGCCCGGCGGAGCTGGGCACGCTGGCGCACATGACCACGAAGCTGTCCGAGGAGATCGGGTATGGCGCGCCGGCGCACGAGATCGCCGAGTGCAGCCGCAAGCTCCGCTATCCCGGGCAGCAAGGCTGCTTCGTCACCCCGGTCCGCCTGCTGTTCCAGGACGCTTCACTCCTCGATCGATCCGACGCGTGCTATGCTTCGTCGCTCCACTCCGTTTGCGCGGTGACGGCGAAAGCGCTGGGATTGAGATCGGGGCTCGGGGCTCCTGGGTCCCCGAGCGTGCGCGGACACCTGGCCGTGCTGAGCCGCGAAGTGAAGGAGGCGTTCGAGTTCGGGCATGGCGTCGTGCTCACGCAGCACGAATACTCCGCCCAGCGGCGGTGGCAGCTGCTCGTACCGATACTCGATCTCCGGGATCTGATCCCGGTCGGAGCCGATCCGGACAGCTTCACTCCAGAGCCATGGGATGTCGTGCCCGAGCCAGCCTCGTGGTCGACTGGGCTTCCGCGCGGATGGGTACGGCCGGTGATCGATACGGCGCGACTGATCACGTTCAGCGAACGGTGGACCCGCAGCCGGGACCGGGACCGGTGGCTCAAGGGTCAGATCGAGCGTATCCTCCCTGCATCCGTTGATCTCGTCACCCTGAGCCGGATCGAGGATGCGCTCGCCGCCCGGCTCTGTCTGTAGAAGGAGGGTTCCATCCCCAGCGCAGTCCTGATCTTCGTGCGCGCGCCCGTCGTGGGGCGGGTGAAGACGCGCCTCGCGGCGGAGATCGGCGCGGAGGCGGCGCTGCGCGTCTACCGCCGGCTGGCGGAGCACGCCGTCGCGGAGGCGCGCGCGCTGGGCGACGAGGCGCGGGTGCGCGTCCACTTCACCCCCGCGGACGCGGGCGAGGCGGTGCGCGCGTGGCTTGGCGGCGACGCCGCGTACCTGCCCCAGGCGGCCGGTGATCTCGGCGCGCGGATGCGGAGCGCGTTCGAGGCCGCGTTCGCGGCGGGTTTCGGCCGCGTGGTGATCATCGGCTCCGACCTGCCCGACCTCTCGCGCGACACGCTGCGCCGCGCCTTCGCGCTGCTCGACGAGCATCCCGCCGTCGTCGG
Coding sequences within it:
- a CDS encoding TIGR04282 family arsenosugar biosynthesis glycosyltransferase, whose protein sequence is MRAPVVGRVKTRLAAEIGAEAALRVYRRLAEHAVAEARALGDEARVRVHFTPADAGEAVRAWLGGDAAYLPQAAGDLGARMRSAFEAAFAAGFGRVVIIGSDLPDLSRDTLRRAFALLDEHPAVVGPARDGGYYLLGMREMIQGIFDGVPWSTPAVLDATLARLRAAGVTAAMLETLTDVDEAADLPGGWREWAGGAEAAAA
- a CDS encoding helix-turn-helix transcriptional regulator; its protein translation is MPRDDHRAIGHRIRMLRERRGLSRDELAARVGVHPGSIARWETGGSVPHAYTLERIAEACGGGSEWIRTGHRPEEAEAAGSADAEGGDVFGSLDAVARFVEGIAPPGQEKFRKLDALEGLRRMLTARGRLPDWWYTLKERVDNGEL
- a CDS encoding ImmA/IrrE family metallo-endopeptidase; translation: MASCDDEVLAAARRLVERARDTVGSYAGSLSPARTDQVSDLLGAAGCHVEVFPFQSDTVAMVLPQCAGVYPILINRSAEETDRLFALRHELGHVLAGDVDGPVFLADEGYMSPAERGADLFALADLVPGWWIAEVRRGRTPWREVKRQIALAVAQYAENWPAQRFGDRAELRLRLYREHGV
- a CDS encoding cold-shock protein — encoded protein: MRSTGTVKWFNDAKGFGFITPEDGGKDCFVHYSAIKGKGFRTLAEGDRVAFDLVDSAKGPAAENVERVEA
- a CDS encoding MFS transporter, with the protein product MASPASADDAPHRWRTLALLAAAELLGMSLWFTASAVSPQLRGLWGLTESQAGWLTGAVQLGFVAGTAAAALLNLADVLPSRGYFAGSALLAAAANLALIACRGYEPALAARFATGFFLAGVYPPAMKMVATWFRSARGLAIGTVVGALTVGKATPYLLRAFPSLGWQTVVAAASAGAVAAALLVAAAYRDGPYPFPRRRFAWSRIGEVARHRETRLTVSGYLGHMWELYAMWTYVSLFFHDLFAARGAGAAQATARAGLVGFSVIAAGGAGSVLAGRWADRLGRERVTIQAMAVSGACALAMGWLLRAPVALAVAVALVWGFSVVADSAQFSAVVTEVAPEHAVGTALTLQTALGFLLTSATIAAVPHLRDAGGWPLAFGLLALGPAAGIAAMLRLKRLRT
- the murB gene encoding UDP-N-acetylmuramate dehydrogenase — protein: MPHANAIDLPIDELAARLDPARLERDVVLAPYTTFRIGGPADLLYRARTPDELASAVLAARELDLPFFLLGLGANILVGDGGFRGLVIRNEVEGIAWEDEVRVRAGSGAKTYPDLIQATVGRGLGGLHHYVGIPSTVGGAIWQNLHFLSPPPGRERTMFVEEVVESARILTEVGEIREVGHDYFQFGYDFSVLHVRRDVVLDVTFRLEPADERELRAIIRENLQWRDDRHPDLWLYPSAGSIFQKLEGIGAGRLIDQCGLKGHVHESGRAGIFHRHANIIVNYGGATARDVRELIELAQATVRRELGHELKPEIGFIGEF